The genome window TTAAACTTCCTTCCGGTGAGCTTCCCGTCCCCTGCTACCAGGTCCCCATGGATCTCGTCGTTCAGGACGAGGCGGTCATGGAAAGGGCGTTTAACCCCTTTTTGCGAGAAGGAGTTGAGATGGCAATTTCGGAAAAGTTGCTTGAGTTGCTGGCATGTCCCAAGTGCAAGGGGGAGGTGCATCTCCGAAAAGAGAAGAACCGGATCGTCTGCGAAGAGTGCCGGCTGCTGTACCCGATTCTGGACGACATCCCGGTCATGCTCATTGACGAGGCGGAGAGTTTTTGATCCCTGACCATGGGGCCCCGGGCCCAAAGCCCGGAGTGGGCACGGTAGATAAAGGCATGCTGCGTTCCCTGCATATTATCGGCAGCCGCAAAATGGGCGGAGCCGAACAGTTTTTCCAGCGGTTGGTCCGTGGACTGAACGGGCCGGATCACTGCGCCACGGCCGTGGTGCGGCCGGGCAGCGAGCTGCGCCCCGTCGTCGGAGACTCCACGCGCCAGTTCCACGTTCCCATGCGAAACGGCTGGGACATCCTCTCGGGCCTCGCAATCCGCCGCCTGGTGCGGAAGGAGCGGATCGATATCGTTCAGAGCTACATGGGCCGCGGCACCCGCCTGACCCGCATCCCCCAAGGATGGGGAGTTAAGCACGTGGCGCGACTGGGGGGGTACTACAAAAT of Desulfuromonas sp. contains these proteins:
- a CDS encoding Trm112 family protein, translating into KLPSGELPVPCYQVPMDLVVQDEAVMERAFNPFLREGVEMAISEKLLELLACPKCKGEVHLRKEKNRIVCEECRLLYPILDDIPVMLIDEAESF